Proteins found in one Candidatus Binataceae bacterium genomic segment:
- a CDS encoding protease pro-enzyme activation domain-containing protein, with the protein MSRWVKGNYVASRWARSRTLVVLVSLTILMGHGLAARASQDAAAPAVRLPGHVLPVLSKSTAVARTQATGEQPIDLTIVLRRDHQAAFDRFLHELYDPHSARYRHFLTQSQLADRFGPSRQDYALVRQYLVARGFTIVAESQNRLTLTVRGRRAKVERAFDVTIRDYTLGKRAFFANDRDPALPREIASSVLAIQGLSNLATPEPGNFPIIAPPKTPPVFPAPPNTPPPPPGPPCDISVASACATAAGGSACYASKAAQQCYQQCLSAGGSPGNYGGQGLGGLLQQFVDEDCGSAPITPQTLNAKPSRLNFDGTGQTIGLVEFDSFVQSDVTNYLALLGLPSTLINNLSKVDVDGGVSPGPNQAEVLVDINAVLTTAPGVKIVVYDAPFTGAGSFQAVLNEMINNKVTIISNSWAYCEDQTTSADVTSIDSVLQNAAGAGISVFSGAGDSGSTCLDGSPNTISVPADSPNLTAVGGTSLTPGPGNTYGSETWWNGTSATPPTGQGGFGMSKFFPVPSYQAGLGLTGRSIPDLSLNADPSAAGVIICEAANGGCPNGFLYGGTSNATPTWAAFAALLNQALGANLGQINLQFYPLMGTSAFNAGASMSPASDFEHVGVGSPNLDLLELMLSGASPGSVSATTSAVYLGPIGPNVQGLQPADGATAAVIVVILRDANNHPVSGQTVSLVGSDGSSAKITPINGSTSNANGIVTFSITDLATENVTFTATGGGTTLTPAITPTINFVAPPAASAGIGANPTTVTADGVSNSTITITLEDALSRPSQGKLIQINQTGGTSTITCPNPPTTNSSGQVQCVAVDTNNETITYSATDVSDGNIPFPGTAQVTYGSATASGCGNATPTAAPGFVITPYVTGLLAKNFSYADGDINFGGCPGAFGIAFDGSNNIYVSDAPTGIVYKLPAGGGVASSTNELNNTLGPGVGSLVFENGNLYVVQSATTGGATTGAVMQLNPLSGAVVAIIASNLTCPLDMGADPLTGDLFVDNACIGGGFAGDQLTRIANPTSPTPTVSTYANLPNDGNYQISFAPDGTIYVFTGLNTSNYSGTAVEVGGTNTTQPASVNVVSNITPADEIVLAGGTASGGGAQYLISGNIAYATNLLNSALGLFDLTSNPPSASTLLANSNLGQQASTAVFGPDGCVYVSAGNAVFRVTDTNGDCSYTSNFTNPSLALTPPFVSPNPVQGTPQAFTATFHNAGTTTGIPVVFTVTGANPQHGQAITGSNGQATFSYNAIFPGIDTVVASASVSSSSPPVQSNTVNVTWTSGTDTTYLTVNQSPQGGTVGTPITLSASLIDLSQRPPVAVSGQTIDFSVGGQGCNAPTNSSGIATCPVTPSAAGVQTLTASFAGGGQFLAANASQGINVLTPASPTPTQTPTPTATPTPGTTAFDATFERLSGGPGAQVSTTFTATNNTGTSETISSVTIGLSSPSLFSALGVSANEESGEAAGPISSSNEFTFSPALTVGSGQSITFTIAATIASGATSMTAPMHIAYASVIATRAGAHDGLLPLFASLTLMGLGLLAWRGDSRKRSIITALALVVVLAASLAGCSGSSSGAPPLPSSTISVTSATTSGGGGATSGLPLDVARVTRN; encoded by the coding sequence ATGAGCCGTTGGGTTAAGGGGAATTACGTCGCAAGCAGATGGGCGCGGAGTCGCACGCTCGTTGTTCTGGTTTCGCTGACAATTCTGATGGGGCATGGCCTTGCCGCGAGGGCTTCGCAGGATGCTGCGGCGCCCGCCGTTCGCCTACCGGGGCATGTGCTGCCGGTTTTGAGCAAATCAACCGCCGTCGCCCGGACTCAGGCGACCGGCGAGCAACCGATCGACCTGACGATCGTGCTGCGTCGCGATCATCAAGCTGCCTTCGATCGCTTTCTCCACGAATTGTATGATCCGCATTCGGCTCGCTATCGGCATTTCCTCACCCAAAGTCAGTTGGCCGATCGCTTCGGTCCGTCGCGGCAGGACTACGCTTTGGTCAGGCAATACCTGGTGGCGCGAGGCTTCACGATCGTTGCAGAGTCGCAGAACCGGCTCACTTTGACGGTCCGCGGCAGACGCGCAAAGGTCGAGCGCGCATTCGACGTGACGATACGCGACTACACGTTGGGCAAGCGCGCGTTCTTCGCGAACGATCGCGACCCGGCGCTGCCGCGAGAGATCGCTTCGTCGGTGCTTGCGATACAGGGGCTCTCGAACCTGGCGACCCCGGAGCCTGGTAATTTTCCGATTATAGCGCCGCCCAAGACCCCGCCGGTATTTCCTGCGCCGCCCAATACTCCCCCGCCTCCGCCGGGACCGCCTTGCGACATCTCAGTAGCTTCAGCATGTGCGACTGCGGCGGGCGGCAGTGCATGCTACGCGAGCAAGGCCGCGCAGCAGTGCTATCAGCAATGCCTCTCCGCGGGTGGTTCTCCGGGCAACTACGGAGGGCAGGGTCTTGGCGGCCTGCTTCAGCAGTTCGTTGATGAGGACTGCGGCTCTGCGCCGATCACGCCGCAAACGTTGAACGCCAAGCCGAGTCGTCTGAACTTCGACGGCACCGGCCAGACTATCGGACTCGTCGAGTTCGATTCGTTCGTGCAAAGCGACGTAACCAATTACCTCGCCCTCTTGGGCTTGCCCTCAACGCTCATCAACAACCTGAGCAAGGTGGACGTTGACGGCGGGGTCTCACCGGGGCCGAACCAGGCCGAAGTGCTGGTCGATATCAACGCGGTGCTGACGACAGCGCCGGGCGTGAAGATCGTGGTTTACGATGCTCCCTTCACTGGCGCGGGCAGCTTTCAAGCCGTCCTCAACGAGATGATCAACAACAAGGTGACAATCATCAGTAACAGTTGGGCGTACTGCGAAGATCAGACGACTTCGGCCGACGTGACCAGTATCGATTCGGTCCTGCAAAACGCCGCCGGCGCGGGAATTTCCGTATTCAGCGGGGCGGGCGACTCGGGCAGCACCTGTCTGGACGGCAGTCCGAACACGATCTCGGTTCCTGCCGATTCGCCGAATCTTACCGCGGTCGGAGGCACGTCGCTCACCCCGGGTCCGGGTAACACCTACGGCAGCGAGACCTGGTGGAATGGAACGAGCGCCACGCCGCCAACCGGCCAGGGCGGATTCGGCATGAGCAAGTTCTTTCCGGTCCCCAGCTACCAAGCGGGTCTGGGATTGACAGGGCGCTCGATCCCCGACCTCTCGCTTAACGCCGATCCGTCCGCGGCGGGCGTGATCATCTGCGAGGCAGCCAACGGCGGATGCCCCAACGGATTTCTTTATGGCGGCACCAGCAATGCGACGCCCACCTGGGCGGCTTTTGCCGCGCTGCTCAATCAGGCCCTCGGCGCGAACCTGGGGCAGATCAATTTGCAGTTTTATCCTCTCATGGGTACGAGCGCTTTCAATGCCGGTGCCTCGATGAGCCCGGCCTCCGACTTCGAACATGTCGGCGTGGGCTCGCCCAATCTGGATCTGCTCGAACTCATGCTGAGCGGCGCCAGCCCAGGCTCGGTTAGCGCGACCACGTCGGCGGTTTATCTCGGTCCGATTGGCCCCAACGTTCAAGGACTGCAGCCCGCCGATGGAGCGACCGCAGCGGTGATCGTGGTGATCCTGCGCGATGCCAACAATCATCCTGTTAGCGGCCAGACCGTTTCGCTCGTTGGCAGCGACGGCAGCAGCGCGAAAATCACGCCGATCAATGGCAGCACCTCCAACGCCAACGGAATCGTCACCTTCTCGATCACCGATTTGGCTACCGAGAATGTGACATTCACCGCGACCGGGGGCGGTACTACGCTCACGCCAGCGATCACTCCGACGATCAATTTCGTCGCGCCTCCCGCCGCCTCAGCGGGCATCGGCGCAAACCCAACTACTGTGACTGCCGATGGGGTAAGCAATAGCACGATTACCATCACGCTCGAGGACGCCCTTTCGCGTCCGTCGCAAGGCAAGCTGATTCAGATCAATCAGACGGGAGGGACGTCAACTATTACCTGTCCGAACCCGCCCACGACCAACAGTAGTGGACAGGTTCAATGCGTCGCGGTCGATACCAACAATGAAACGATAACTTACTCGGCGACCGATGTGAGTGATGGAAACATCCCATTTCCTGGAACCGCGCAAGTGACCTACGGCAGCGCGACGGCGAGCGGATGCGGCAACGCCACCCCGACAGCCGCGCCGGGTTTCGTTATCACGCCCTACGTAACAGGCCTGCTCGCAAAAAACTTCAGCTATGCTGACGGTGACATTAATTTTGGCGGCTGTCCGGGCGCGTTCGGAATTGCATTCGACGGCTCGAACAATATCTACGTCTCGGACGCTCCTACGGGCATCGTCTATAAACTTCCGGCGGGCGGTGGAGTAGCGAGCAGCACTAATGAGCTCAACAACACCCTCGGGCCGGGCGTGGGTTCGCTCGTCTTCGAAAACGGAAACCTCTACGTAGTGCAGAGCGCCACGACGGGCGGAGCTACCACTGGTGCCGTCATGCAGCTCAATCCTTTGAGTGGAGCGGTTGTTGCGATAATAGCATCGAACCTGACCTGTCCGCTGGATATGGGGGCTGATCCGCTCACGGGCGATTTGTTTGTGGATAACGCGTGCATCGGTGGGGGGTTCGCCGGTGATCAGCTCACCCGTATCGCCAATCCGACGAGCCCGACTCCGACGGTTTCGACGTATGCGAATTTGCCTAATGATGGAAACTATCAGATATCATTTGCGCCTGATGGTACGATCTATGTGTTCACAGGCCTCAATACCAGCAACTATTCCGGGACAGCGGTCGAGGTCGGTGGCACCAACACCACGCAGCCAGCCTCGGTAAACGTCGTTTCGAATATCACCCCGGCTGACGAGATCGTGCTTGCTGGAGGGACAGCTTCGGGAGGCGGCGCGCAATACCTGATCTCGGGCAATATCGCCTACGCGACAAATCTTCTCAACAGCGCGCTAGGCCTTTTCGATCTGACAAGCAATCCGCCCAGCGCCAGCACGCTTCTGGCCAATAGCAATCTCGGTCAGCAAGCGAGCACTGCGGTATTCGGTCCCGATGGATGTGTCTACGTTAGCGCTGGTAACGCAGTCTTCAGGGTGACTGATACGAACGGCGACTGCTCGTACACGTCGAACTTTACCAATCCGTCGTTGGCGCTCACGCCGCCGTTCGTTTCGCCAAATCCGGTTCAAGGTACCCCGCAGGCATTCACGGCGACGTTCCATAACGCCGGAACGACGACGGGCATTCCGGTGGTGTTCACTGTGACCGGCGCCAATCCTCAGCATGGCCAGGCGATCACGGGATCCAATGGTCAGGCCACCTTCAGCTACAACGCGATCTTCCCGGGGATCGATACTGTCGTAGCCTCGGCGTCGGTCAGCAGTTCGTCACCGCCCGTGCAATCAAACACAGTCAACGTAACGTGGACGTCGGGGACCGATACAACCTACCTGACAGTCAATCAGAGTCCGCAGGGCGGAACCGTCGGTACGCCAATAACGTTGAGTGCGTCCCTTATAGATCTCTCGCAGCGGCCACCCGTGGCTGTGAGCGGGCAGACAATCGATTTCTCAGTGGGAGGTCAGGGCTGCAACGCGCCGACCAACTCCTCCGGCATTGCGACCTGCCCGGTTACGCCGAGCGCCGCGGGTGTGCAGACTTTGACCGCATCTTTTGCGGGCGGCGGCCAGTTCCTGGCGGCGAACGCCTCGCAGGGTATCAACGTACTAACTCCGGCGAGCCCAACGCCGACCCAAACGCCTACACCCACTGCGACGCCGACGCCAGGAACCACCGCTTTCGACGCGACGTTCGAGCGGCTGAGCGGAGGACCGGGGGCTCAGGTCAGCACCACGTTCACGGCGACCAACAATACCGGCACCAGCGAGACCATCAGCTCAGTTACGATTGGTCTCAGCAGTCCCTCGCTCTTCTCGGCACTGGGAGTCAGCGCTAACGAAGAGAGCGGCGAAGCGGCTGGACCGATCTCGTCGTCCAACGAGTTCACGTTCAGTCCGGCGCTCACCGTGGGATCAGGGCAGTCGATCACGTTTACGATTGCCGCGACGATCGCATCGGGCGCAACGTCGATGACCGCGCCGATGCACATCGCATATGCGAGCGTGATCGCTACCCGAGCCGGCGCGCACGATGGACTCCTGCCGTTGTTCGCGAGTCTGACCCTGATGGGACTCGGACTGCTCGCGTGGCGCGGCGACTCGCGCAAGCGCTCGATCATTACTGCGCTCGCGTTGGTCGTTGTTCTGGCCGCGAGCCTCGCCGGATGCAGCGGCAGCAGCAGTGGCGCGCCGCCGCTGCCGAGTTCGACGATCTCAGTTACAAGCGCCACTACCAGTGGCGGAGGAGGCGCGACGAGCGGATTGCCGCTCGACGTAGCGCGGGTGACCCGGAACTAG
- a CDS encoding glycine/sarcosine/betaine reductase selenoprotein B family protein, whose product MEPIAYASRLNDFYRSQGFPAYRWTINDSAPLTPPNKPLSQCRVAMLTSGGVSRKDAAPFNPQARNDLRLDRIEQNTSSHFFAINDDYYNHTDADRDINCVFPIDRLRELAAERVIGSVAPHHYSGFMGRIYVRSAVVNEAAPALVQKLRDESVDVFLLVPA is encoded by the coding sequence ATGGAGCCGATCGCGTACGCATCACGCCTCAATGATTTCTATCGCAGCCAGGGTTTTCCGGCCTACCGCTGGACGATCAACGATAGCGCCCCGCTGACCCCGCCCAACAAGCCGCTGAGCCAGTGCCGAGTCGCGATGCTCACTTCGGGGGGCGTATCGCGCAAGGATGCCGCGCCATTCAACCCGCAGGCGCGCAACGATCTGCGGCTCGACCGTATCGAGCAAAATACGTCGTCGCACTTCTTCGCGATTAACGACGATTACTACAATCACACCGACGCGGACCGCGATATTAACTGCGTCTTCCCGATCGATCGCCTGCGCGAGCTGGCCGCCGAACGCGTCATCGGCAGCGTCGCGCCACATCACTACAGCGGATTCATGGGGCGCATTTACGTGCGCAGCGCGGTCGTGAACGAAGCCGCTCCGGCGCTGGTCCAGAAACTGCGCGACGAAAGCGTTGACGTATTCCTCCTCGTACCTGCCTGA
- a CDS encoding class I SAM-dependent methyltransferase has translation MPEQTLDPERVRREQREFWNAAAPGWKQMFILLDRAAQHVSDRIVELAKIKPGDRVLDIATGSGEPGITAARKVGASGSVVATDMSPAMLALARDRATALGISNIRFVETGAEALAIDERDFNAIVCRWGLMFVPDLNLAARRIYELLAKGGGFATAVWGAPEKVPMISLGDDATRELAKLPPPPPGAPHPLRLADHRPLQQALAAAGFKDIVVEPLNVAFEWESAEGFTEQRRAMSSPFRALLANQTPELQKKILDAVTDAARKYADATGRVKMNNETVCIAACK, from the coding sequence ATGCCTGAGCAGACTCTCGATCCCGAACGCGTCCGGCGCGAGCAGCGCGAGTTCTGGAATGCTGCCGCTCCCGGCTGGAAGCAGATGTTCATCCTTCTCGATCGCGCGGCCCAGCACGTGTCGGACCGTATCGTCGAGCTCGCGAAGATAAAGCCCGGAGACCGCGTGCTCGATATCGCGACCGGCTCGGGCGAACCGGGTATCACGGCTGCGCGCAAGGTCGGCGCGAGTGGCAGCGTTGTCGCGACCGACATGTCGCCCGCGATGCTCGCGCTGGCTCGCGATCGTGCAACGGCGCTCGGTATATCGAATATCAGGTTCGTTGAGACGGGCGCCGAGGCGCTCGCAATCGATGAGCGCGACTTCAACGCGATCGTTTGCCGATGGGGCCTGATGTTCGTGCCCGATCTCAACCTCGCCGCGCGCCGTATCTACGAGCTGCTGGCCAAGGGCGGCGGCTTCGCGACCGCGGTCTGGGGCGCTCCCGAGAAGGTTCCGATGATAAGCCTCGGTGACGACGCCACTCGCGAGCTCGCCAAGCTGCCGCCACCTCCGCCGGGCGCGCCGCATCCGCTGCGACTGGCAGACCATCGGCCGCTACAGCAGGCGCTCGCGGCTGCCGGTTTCAAGGACATCGTGGTCGAGCCGCTCAACGTCGCGTTCGAGTGGGAATCGGCGGAAGGATTCACCGAGCAGCGGCGCGCGATGTCCTCGCCGTTCCGCGCGCTGCTTGCGAATCAGACGCCGGAGCTGCAAAAAAAGATCCTCGACGCGGTCACCGACGCGGCCCGCAAGTATGCGGATGCCACGGGCAGGGTGAAGATGAACAACGAAACGGTTTGCATCGCGGCTTGCAAGTAG
- a CDS encoding rhodanese-like domain-containing protein translates to MALKLKKTVKQMLAEANAEIETVAAADALKLKDDPNILFVDIRDIRELNRDGRIPGALHAPRGMLEFWVDPETPYHREVFASGKKFLFFUAGGGRSALAAQTLQHMGLEPVCHMGGGFNAWKAAGGAVESGTK, encoded by the coding sequence ATGGCGCTGAAACTCAAGAAGACCGTCAAGCAGATGCTGGCGGAGGCGAATGCGGAGATCGAGACGGTCGCCGCCGCCGATGCACTCAAGCTGAAGGACGATCCAAACATATTATTTGTCGACATCCGCGATATTCGCGAGCTCAATCGCGACGGACGAATCCCCGGCGCACTGCATGCGCCGCGCGGAATGCTGGAATTCTGGGTCGATCCGGAGACTCCGTACCATCGCGAGGTCTTCGCGTCGGGCAAGAAGTTTCTCTTCTTCTGAGCGGGCGGAGGCAGATCTGCGCTGGCAGCGCAGACCCTTCAGCACATGGGCCTCGAGCCCGTCTGTCACATGGGCGGTGGTTTCAACGCCTGGAAGGCTGCGGGCGGCGCCGTCGAGAGTGGAACGAAGTAG